A genomic window from Vitis riparia cultivar Riparia Gloire de Montpellier isolate 1030 chromosome 18, EGFV_Vit.rip_1.0, whole genome shotgun sequence includes:
- the LOC117906867 gene encoding 5'-nucleotidase domain-containing protein 4 isoform X4, translating to MGGNHKSVDDVTLQFQHTVCSNDGQGPFIWSSPEGGCQIDIGKKIFCNRSLNMKNIVAVGFDMDYTLAQYMPETFESLAYEGTIRKLVYDLGYPCELLEWTFDWKYMVRGLVLDKKRGNILKMDRHKYVKVAYHGFREMSKEDKVGTYGNTLIRDSFDEPDYALIDTLFSLAEAYLFAQLVDFRDKYPSKVPDGADYSRMYKDVRAAVDLCHRDGTLKKMVAKDPKKYINDDASIVPMMKMLRDSGRSTFLVTNSLWDYTNIVMNFLCGPRMLDGSAPSNFDWLQYFDVVITGSAKPSFFHDDNRANLFEVEPESGMLLNTDNGTPMPQVGNTSPRFPLKGLKKTCRVFQGGSVGHLHKLLSIESSSQVLYVGDHIYGDILRSKKVLGWRTMLVVPELEREVELLWELRDTRKQLRLLRNERDLIEDKIHHLKWSLKFDGVHLDEKPILATELSKLESQREKVRLCHQQAQRECHQKFHKVWGQLMKTGYQNSRFAHQVERFACLYTSQVTNLSLYSPDKYYRPSEDFMPHEFDILSI from the exons ATGGGAGGGAACCACAAGAGTGTGGATGATGTAACGTTGCAGTTTCAACATACAGTTTGCAGTAATGATGGGCAAGGCCCCTTTATTTGGTCTTCTCCGGAAGGGGGTTGTCAAATTGatatagggaaaaaaatctTCTGCAACAGATctttaaatatgaagaatattgTTGCTGTTGGGTTTGATATGGATTACACTTTGGCTCAATATATGCCTGAAACTTTTGAATCCCTTGCTTATGAAGGCACAATCAGAAAGCTAGTGTACGATTTGGGATACCCTTGTGAG TTGCTGGAATGGACCTTTGATTGGAAGTACATGGTCAGAGGCTTGGTTCTTGATAAAAAGAGAGGCAACATTTTGAAG ATGGATAGACACAAATATGTTAAGGTAGCCTATCATGGATTTAGAGAGATGTCAAAGGAAGATAAAGTTGGGACGTACGGAAATACTTTGATACGAGATTCTTTTGATGAGCCTGACTATGCACTTATTGACACCCTTTTTTCGCTAGCAGAAGCGTACTTGTTTGCCCAACTCGTTGACTTCAGGGATAAGTATCCTTCAAAAGTTCCAGATGGTGCCGA cTACTCTCGTATGTATAAGGATGTTCGAGCTGCAGTTGACTTGTGCCATCGTGATGGGACTTTGAAGAAAATGGTTGCAAAAGATCCtaaaaa GTATATTAATGATGATGCCTCAATAGTGCCCATGATGAAGATGCTTAGAGATTCTGGCCGTTCAACATTCTTAGTGACAAATAG TTTATGGGACTATACAAATATCGTGATGAATTTCCTTTGTGGCCCCCGGATGTTGGATGGTAGCGCCCCTTCCAATTTTGACTGGCTTCAGTACTTTGATGTTGTCATTACTGGCAG TGCAAAACCAAGTTTTTTCCATGATGACAATCGCGCCAATCTTTTTGAGGTTGAACCTGAGTCGGGAATGCTACTTAACACTGATAATGGCACTCCTATGCCACAG GTGGGAAACACTTCACCAAGATTCCCATTGAAGGGGCTGAAAAAGACATGTAGAGTCTTCCAG GGAGGCAGTGTTGGTCATTTGCACAAACTACTTTCAATTGAGTCAAGTTCACAG GTTCTTTATGTTGGGGATCATATCTATGGGGATATATTGCGCAGCAAAAAAGTTCTGG GCTGGAGAACAATGCTGGTTGTTCCGGAGCTCGAGAGAGAGGTTGAACTCCTCTGGGAATTGAGGGATACCAGAAAG CAACTTCGATTGTTAAGGAATGAGCGAGATCTCATTGAAGACAAAATACATCATTTGAAGTGGTCTCTCAA GTTTGATGGTGTCCATCTTGATGAGAAGCCAATATTAGCTACTGAACTAAGCAAATTGGAG TCTCAGAGGGAGAAAGTTCGCCTCTGTCATCAACAGGCTCAACGGGAATGTCATCAAAAG TTTCACAAGGTCTGGGGACAACTCATGAAGACTGGCTATCAGAACTCTCGCTTTGCACATCAG GTGGAGAGATTTGCGTGTCTCTACACTAGCCAAGTGACCAACCTCAGCCTCTACTCTCCAGACAAATACTACAGACCCAGTGAGGATTTCATGCCCCATGAATTTGATATCCTCTCCATCTGA
- the LOC117906593 gene encoding probable LRR receptor-like serine/threonine-protein kinase At2g16250: MEAHRSPPEVVLTLLVLLVFVSCFARAQNNPLRNDTERSALFDLRSSLGLRAKDWPRRSEPCWNWTGVACQNGRVVGISVSGLQRTRSGRVNPQFAVDSLANLSLLATFNSSGFELPGSIPDWLGQSLSALQVLDLRSASVKGPIPQSLGSLGNLHSLYLSGNSLTGAIPSQLGQLSALSVLNLSENSLTGSIPQTFSTLSNLTSLDLSSNYLSGPVPSGLANLTKLQFLNLSSNILTASIPNQLGQLFQLVELDLSLNNLMGTVPVDLGGLRSLQKMLLGNNGLQGSLSDKLFSNLTRLQFLVLSDNKIEGDIPGVLWSMHELRFLDVSGNNFTGVLANLSWNVNSTNTMFNLSNNLFYGALPTSLGKFSLIDLSGNYFQGKVPNDIETNTSLNRNCLQSVLDQRSLEDCRLFYAERNLSFDNFGAPSPAQPPQPESSTNSSKRWIFILVGLFGGLGFIVLLVLVLVLLIRRCDKRIASQRGNANVGPAPEGRSPLPAKVSINFSGVGDLFTYEQILRYTDGFSEINLIKHGHSGDLFRGILESGAPVVVKRVDLRALKKESYMMELDVLNKVSHMRLVPLLGHCLEHDSEKLLVYKYMPNGDLSNSLYRVMNLEDDNLQSLDWITRLKIAIGAAEGLSYLHHECSPPLVHRDVQASSILLDDKFEVRLGSLSEVCAQEGDSHQNVITKLLRKPQTSEQGSSGSLSATCAYDVYCFGKVLLELVTGKLGISKSDDATTREWLEHTLPCISIYDKELVTKIVDPSLIVDEDLLEEVWAMAIVARSCLNPKPSRRPLMRNILKALENPLKVVREESSSSARLRTTSSRRSWSTAFFGSWRHSSSEGAIVPGQINREGISGSKQSGRVGSQGSGGNDLSSSHKRLSNEIFPEPVDMQDIERQDQH; this comes from the exons ATGGAAGCTCACAGAAGTCCACCGGAGGTAGTATTGACACTACTAGTCTTGTTGGTCTTTGTTTCTTGCTTTGCACGTGCCCAGAACAATCCCCTCCGCAACGACACCGAACGGTCAGCGTTGTTCGACCTCCGGTCGTCGTTGGGGCTCAGGGCCAAGGACTGGCCCAGGAGGAGTGAGCCATGCTGGAACTGGACCGGCGTGGCGTGCCAGAACGGTCGAGTCGTTGGAATTAGCGTTTCCGGTTTGCAGCGAACCCGTTCCGGGCGTGTCAATCCTCAGTTCGCCGTGGATTCTCTGGCCAATTTGTCCCTCTTAGCTACATTTAACTCATCAGGTTTTGAGCTTCCCGGCTCCATTCCGGACTGGTTGGGGCAAAGCCTGAGCGCACTCCAAGTGCTCGATCTTCGGTCTGCCTCAGTGAAAGGTCCGATTCCTCAGTCACTAGGAAGCTTGGGCAATCTCCATTCCCTATATCTATCTGGGAATTCTCTCACTGGTGCAATTCCTTCTCAATTGGGGCAGTTATCAGCGCTGTCCGTTCTTAATCTTTCTGAAAATTCCCTTACTGGGTCTATTCCCCAGACTTTCTCCACTCTTAGCAATCTCACCTCTCTTGACCTCTCTTCCAATTATCTTTCTGGGCCAGTTCCGTCTGGATTGGCCAACCTTACTAAGCTTCAGTTCTTGAATCTCTCCAGCAATATCTTGACTGCTTCTATTCCCAACCAGCTTGGCCAGCTTTTTCAATTGGTTGAGCTTGATTTAAGTTTGAACAATTTGATGGGAACGGTGCCTGTCGATCTTGGGGGGCTGAGAAGTTTGCAGAAAATGTTACTTGGGAATAATGGTCTACAGGGTTCATTGTCGGATAAGTTGTTTTCGAACCTCACTCGATTGCAGTTCTTGGTTCTGAGTGATAATAAAATTGAGGGGGATATTCCTGGTGTACTGTGGTCAATGCATGAGTTGCGCTTTCTTGATGTGTCTGGTAATAATTTCACGGGTGTTCTTGCAAATCTCAGCTGGAATGTTAATTCCACTAACACTATGTTCAACCTCTCGAACAATCTATTTTATGGAGCCCTGCCTACTTCACTCGGAAAATTCAGCTTAATTGATCTATCTGGTAATTATTTCCAAGGTAAGGTTCCCAATGACATTGAAACCAACACTAGTCTTAACAGAAATTGCCTTCAGTCTGTGCTGGATCAGAGGAGTTTAGAAGATTGTAGACTGTTTTATGCTGAGAGAAACCTAAGTTTTGACAATTTTGGAGCACCTAGTCCGGCTCAGCCGCCACAGCCTGAATCTTCCACAAACAGCAGCAAAAGATGGATATTTATATTGGTGGGTCTATTTGGTGGACTTGGTTTCATTGTGCTTTTGGTATTGGTGCTGGTACTGCTCATAAGAAGATGTGACAAGCGTATTGCGAGTCAAAGAGGAAATGCAAATGTGGGGCCTGCTCCAGAAGGCCGTAGCCCACTACCTGCTAAGGTTTCTATTAACTTTTCGGGTGTGGGAGACTTGTTTACATATGAGCAGATTCTCCGTTACACAGATGGTTTTAGTGAAATAAACCTGATCAAACATGGCCACTCCGGAGATCTCTTCCGTGGCATCTTGGAAAGTGGGGCCCCTGTAGTTGTCAAAAGGGTTGATTTGCGGGCCTTGAAGAAAGAATCATACATGATGGAATTGGATGTGTTGAACAAGGTCTCACATATGAGATTGGTCCCACTCTTGGGGCACTGCTTGGAGCATGATAGCGAGAAGTTACTGGTATATAAATACATGCCAAATGGAGACTTGTCTAATTCCTTATACAGGGTTATGAATTTGGAAGACGACAATCTACAGTCTCTTGATTGGATTACCAGATTGAAAATTGCAATAGGAGCTGCAGAAGGTCTATCTTATCTCCATCATGAGTGTTCCCCACCCCTTGTCCACAG AGATGTTCAAGCAAGTAGTATCCTGCTTGATGATAAATTTGAAGTGCGACTTGGAAGCTTAAGTGAGGTTTGTGCTCAAGAAGGGGACTCTCACCAAAATGTAATCACAAAGTTGTTAAGGAAGCCACA GACCTCTGAACAAGGCTCTTCTG GCTCATTGTCGGCAACCTGCGCTTATGATGTGTACTGTTTCGGGAAGGTCTTGCTTGAGCTTGTGACAGGTAAGCTTGGCATCAGCAAGTCCGATGATGCCACGACAAGGGAGTGGTTGGAGCACACACTGCCATGCATCAGTATATACGATAAGGAACTGGTGACCAAGATTGTTGACCCTTCCCTGATCGTGGATGAGGATCTATTGGAAGAAGTATGGGCCATGGCAATTGTGGCCAGGTCATGCCTTAACCCCAAGCCTTCAAGACGTCCCCTAATGAGAAACATCCTCAAAGCACTGGAGAACCCTTTAAAAGTGGTCAGGGAAGAGAGCAGCAGTTCAGCAAGGCTGAGAACAACTTCATCAAGGAGGTCTTGGAGTACTGCTTTCTTTGGGAGTTGGCGTCACAGCTCATCCGAGGGTGCTATTGTTCCAGGGCAAATAAACAGAGAGGGGATAAGTGGCTCAAAACAGTCAGGTAGAGTAGGGTCTCAGGGAAGTGGTGGAAACGATCTGTCCTCTTCGCATAAAAGATTGTCGAATGAGATTTTTCCTGAACCAGTTGATATGCAAGATATAGAGAGGCAAGACCAACACTAG